In Rutidosis leptorrhynchoides isolate AG116_Rl617_1_P2 chromosome 2, CSIRO_AGI_Rlap_v1, whole genome shotgun sequence, one genomic interval encodes:
- the LOC139892785 gene encoding dolichol-phosphate mannosyltransferase subunit 1, which translates to MAEQQKNNNNKYSIIVPTYNERLNIALIVFLVFKHIPDVDFEIIIVDDGSPDGTQDIVKQLQQVYGEDRILLRARPKKLGLGTAYIHGLKHATGNFVIIMDADLSHHPKYLPQFLKKQTETDADIVTGTRYVRGGGVHGWTLMRKLTSRGANVLAHTLLWPGVSDLTGSFRLYKKSVLEDIISSCVSKGYVFQMEMIVRASRKGYHIEEVPITFVDRVYGSSKLGGSEIVEYLKGLVYLLFTT; encoded by the exons ATGGCGGAGCAACAGAAGAACAACAATAATAAGTATAGTATAATTGTTCCAACTTACAACGAACGTCTCAATATCGCTCTCATCGTCTTCCTCGTCTTCAAACATATTCC GGATGTTGATTTTGAAATAATCATTGTGGATGATGGTAGTCCAGATGGAACTCAAGATATTGTCAAGCAGTTGCAGCAAGTTTACGGTGAAGATCGCATT CTGTTAAGAGCTAGGCCTAAGAAGCTTGGATTAG GGACTGCTTACATACATGGTTTGAAGCATGCTACGGGAAACTTTGTAATAATCATGGATGCTGATTTATCACACCAT CCGAAGTACCTACCACAGTTTCTAAA GAAACAGACCGAGACAGATGCGGATATTGTTACCGGAACTCGTTACGTAAGAGGTGGAGGTGTGCATGGTTGGACTCTGATGCGCAAATTAACAAGTAGAGGGGCTAATGTTTTAGCACATACGCTTCTTTGGCCTGGTGTATCAGACTTAACAGGCTCGTTTCG TCTTTACAAAAAATCGGTGCTTGAAGATATTATAAGCTCCTGTGTGAGCAAAGGATATGTATTTCAAATGGAGATGATTGTAAGAGCATCAAGGAAAGGATACCATATCGAAGAG GTGCCTATCACTTTTGTTGACAGAGTTTATGGAAGTTCGAAGCTTGGTGGGTCCGAAATAGTCGAGTATCTTAAAGGCCTCGTGTATCTTCTTTTTACAACATAA